One segment of Solanum lycopersicum chromosome 1, SLM_r2.1 DNA contains the following:
- the LOC138341734 gene encoding uncharacterized protein gives MRFGRKEKSSLRHVGPYEILQSVCEVAYELALPAELASINPTSILPLEDLGVDEDLSYVEVPAEILDIQVKRLRNKEIATVKVLRGNHLVEGAMWEADADMRSRCPHLFSS, from the coding sequence atgaggttcGGCAGGAAGGAAAAGTCGAGTCTGAGGCATGTTGGGCCTTACGAGATCCTACAATCTGTTTGtgaggttgcctatgagttggcattgcctgcggagctagcttctATCAATCCAACCTCGATTCTACCTTTGGAAGATTTGGGGGTTGATGAAGACTTGTCATATGTGGAGGTACCTGCTGAGATCTTAGACATacaggtcaagcggctgaggaacaaggagattgccaccGTGAAGGTATTACGGggaaatcatcttgttgagggtgctatgTGGGAGGCTGATGCTGACATGAGATCCCGTTGCCCTCATCTtttcagctcttga